The sequence TGACCGCACTATATAAAAATCTTGCCAACAAAAACACGAACAAGGCCGAAGCTTTACGTCAGGCTCAGATGACGTTACTAAGCGATCGCCAGCTAAATCATCCTTATTATTGGGCACCTTTTGTCCTTCTAGGTAACTGGCTTTAAGGGGGCGCAGCCCCCACGCAGGGGTGGAACCCCTGCACCCCGTCCTAAGCCTATTGGCTATAGCTAGCTATACAACCTTACCTGTACTACTTTTCTTGTAGCAGTTTCTTTACGCCTGGATGGTAGTCCAGCTTGGCAAAATCTGTGCTTCTGGCATCATCGATCGAGAATAATTTCCAAAAAGAATTTTTGGCTTTGAGAGCGGCAGACTTCCCGTAGGCAGCCTTAGCCAGGTTATAGACCTTTTGCGAGTCCAGCGATCTATTCGCATAAATAAACGAGAAAGTTGACATCGCATTTACTGCCTGCTTTTGCCAGGGATAGGTATTAGCAGGAATTTTCTCGGACGCAAAAAGCTCGGGATTATCGCCCAGAAATCCCTTACTATCGACTAAAGAACTGGCATCGATAGATACGAGCTTCAGCTTTGCCCCCGCAGCAATATTTTTAAGCAACGGTGCCCCCACCCCAGCGGTATAGAAGGCGGCATCGAGCTTGCCATTTTTAACCTGCTCGATCGCATCTTTAACTTCCATTGTGACCAGATCTTCGCGAATTACATCGAGGTTATGCAATTGGTACAGTAAAACCGCACTCACGTAGGTACCGGAATTTGATGGCCCCACGCCAACCGTCTTGCCAGCTAAATCCGACAGGCTGTTAATTCCAGAAGCAGAGTTAGCGATAATATGTACGACTTCCTTAGTAAGGGGAGCGAAGACTTTGATGTTGTTAGCCAGTTTGGAGATATTCGGATCCCCAGCATTGCGCAATAGGGCAAATGCGTCCTGCTGA comes from Pseudanabaena sp. PCC 6802 and encodes:
- a CDS encoding TAXI family TRAP transporter solute-binding subunit; translated protein: MRRKLFLVVLAVITAFAIVVWKPFHSEPAIAKDTIRFLTARKDSLYYKAGKEFAETLKDAGFTFDIQESPGSFKNLKDLGRGRADLAFAQQDAFALLRNAGDPNISKLANNIKVFAPLTKEVVHIIANSASGINSLSDLAGKTVGVGPSNSGTYVSAVLLYQLHNLDVIREDLVTMEVKDAIEQVKNGKLDAAFYTAGVGAPLLKNIAAGAKLKLVSIDASSLVDSKGFLGDNPELFASEKIPANTYPWQKQAVNAMSTFSFIYANRSLDSQKVYNLAKAAYGKSAALKAKNSFWKLFSIDDARSTDFAKLDYHPGVKKLLQEK